The window AAACCCGCAGTATGTTAAAGCTTCTAATGTAGTCAATTTCCCGGCCAAGGCCATGCATAGCTTTCTGGGTCATTTGGAAGTGCTGGCCGATGAAATTCGGCACTGGCGCCGCCGCTCCTATGCCGTGGTCTTGCTGGTTTCTTCCGAAGATAGAGCCTTCAATTTATTGCATCTTTTAAAGGACGCCAAAATTGATGCCTTTTACGTAAAGCAATTAGACAATGAGGTCCGGGACGGCAATGTGGTGATTACCGTGGGACAACTGGCCAGCGGCTTTGAACTGGTCTCGGCCCGTTTAGCGGTGGTAACCGATGCGGAAATCTTCGGGCAAAGGAAAAAGGTCCGTAAACACCGTATCAAGCCCGACGCCAAGATGGAGCCCCTGGCGGATCTAAAAACCGGGGATTATGTGGTGCACGTTAACCACGGCATCGGCCGCTACCTGGGGCTTATGACCCTGGACATCGGAGGAATACAGAAGGATTACCTGCAGTTGCAGTATGCCGGGGAAGATAAGCTTTACGTACCCACGGATCAGGTGGGGTTTTTACAAAAATATTTAGGAGCGGAAGCAGATCATCCCAAGCTTTCCCGGCTGGGCGGCACCGAGTGGTCCAAGGCCAAAGCCAAAGTGCGGGAAGCGGTCCGGGATATGGCCCAGGAATTGCTGGAGCTTTATGCTTCACGCCAAACGGTAAAAGGCTACCGGTTTTTGCCGGATACTCCCTGGCAGGCTGAATTTGAATCATTATTCCCTTACGAGGAAACGCCGGACCAAGTCCGGGCCATCAGTGAAGTAAAACGGGATATGGAAAAGGATCGTCCCATGGACCGGCTTCTTTGCGGGGATGTGGGTTATGGCAAGACAGAGGTGGCCCTGCGGGCGGCTTTTAAAGCGGTTATGGATAATAAACAGGTGGCGGTGCTGGTTCCCACCACCATTTTGGCCCAGCAGCATTATAATACCTTTCGGGAGAGATTCGCCAACTATCCCGTGCGCATCGAGATGCTCTCCCGTTTTCGTACGCTCAAAGAACAACGGCTGATACTGGCAGGGCTGGCAACCCGGGAGGTGGATATCGTCATCGGCACCCACCGGCTGGTGCAGGAGGATATTTTGTTTAAGGATCTGGGGCTGCTGGTGGTGGATGAGGAGCAGCGTTTCGGCGTAGGTCATAAGGAAAGACTGAAACGGCTGCGCAAGAATGTGGATGTCTTGACCCTGACCGCCACACCCATTCCCCGGACCCTGCACATGTCTCTGGTGGGGGTGCGGGATACCAGCCTGCTGGAAACCCCGCCCGAAGAACGTTTCCCGGTGCAAACCTATGTATTGGAGGAAGACCCGGCCCTCATTCGAGAGGCCATCCGGCGGGAGCTGAATCGGGGCGGGCAGGTTTATTTTGTACATAACCGGGTTGTGGATTTGGACCGGGTGGCAGGCTGGCTGCAGGATTTGGTGCCCGAAGCCCGGATTGCCGTGGCCCATGGGCAGATGAAAGAGGACGAACTGGAGCAGGTGATGCTGGAATTCATGGACAACACTTATGATGTTCTGGTATGTACCACCATTGTGGAAACCGGTCTGGATATTTCCAATGTAAACACGCTTATTGTGAAAGATGCCGACCACTTTGGCCTGGCTCAATTATACCAGCTCCGGGGCCGGGTAGGCCGGACCAACCGGCTGGCCTACGCCTATTTTTTGTTTCGGCGGGATAAGGTGCTTACGGAGATCAGTGAAAGAAGACTTTCCGCCATCCGGGAATTTACCGAATTTGGTTCGGGCTTTAAGATCGCCATGCGCGACCTGGAAATCAGAGGAGCCGGGAACATTTTGGGGGCGGAACAGCACGGGCATATTGCCGAGGTGGGCTTTGATCTTTATTGCCGGCTGCTGGAAGAAGCGGTACAGGAAGCCCGGGGTGAGAAAACGGAACCGGTCATTGACACCGTCATTGAACTGCCGGTGGAAGCCTACATTCCGGACGCTTATGTTCCGGATACCAATCAGAAGGTGGAATTATACCGGCGGCTGGCCGCCTTGGCGGAAGCTTCTGAAGTGGAAGACCTGCATGAGGAATTGGTGGATCGTTATGGCGATTTGCCGGAAAGCGTTCAGTGCTTGTTAAAGATTACCTGCTTGAAAATAATCGGTAAAAAGTTACGCATCAAAAGCATTGGCCGGGGCCAGGGTTTTTACAGAATAGTTTTTGACCCGGTGGCGCCCTTGGATGGGGAAAAACTGGTGTCTGTCAGCGAAAAATACAAAAACAATGTGAAATATCATCATTCTGCGGATGGTTTTGAAATTAAACTGTCCAGTAAGGACAAGGGGCTTGTGGATTTAAGAAAACTGGATCAGCTTCATAAGTTTCTGGACCGACTGAAATAGCTTGCCGGTCTATCTGGATAAGTTGTATAATGGCCATATCATGTATAAGGGGGATTTTTTGCAGTGTATAAAAATTTTCGTTCCGGTTTCTTCGTCTTGTTAAGCCTTGTGATCCTTTTAACGGGTTGTGCAAATAACAAAGCCAATGTTGTTGCCGTAGTTAACGGCGAGGAGATCACCCGGCCGCAGTTGGACAAACAGGTAAATTTACAAATCGAGAACTATAAACAACAGGGTTTGGATTTAACCACCAATGAAAATAAAGAGATGAAGTCCCAACTGGAGCAAAGCGTACTGGAGGATATGATTACCCGGGCCTTGTTGCTGCAGGAAGCGGAGAAAGAGAAACTGGTCCTTTCTAAAGAAGAAGTAGATAAAAAAATGGCGGAAATCAAAAAGGGCTTTACCAAAGAAGAGGACTTTAAAAAGGTTCTGGAACAATATAAATTAACCGAAGACGATTTAAGAGAGCAGTTAATTCTTGAGGATGCTTCCCAGAAACTTTATGATAAGGTGACCGCCGACGTCAAGAAACCTACCGATGAAGAGATTACCCAATATTACAATGAGCATAAAGAAGTATTCGGTACACCGGAAAAGTTGGATGTAAAGCATATCCTATTTGCCATTGACAGCAAGGATGCCAACACGCCCAAACGGACCGATGCAGAAGCTTTGCAGGCAGCCAAGCTGGCACTGGCCGAGGTGACCCAGCAGGGGCGTGATTTTGCCGCAGTGGCCCGGGAAAAATCCGATGATTTGGGCAGCCGTGACAGTGGCGGCAGCTATACCATTGATAAGGGTGCAGGAACCACCGACCCGGCCTTTGAGCAGGCTGCGGCGGCATTGAAACCCGGTGAGATTACAAAAGAACCGGTAAAAAGCCAATATGGTTACCACATTATTAAGCTGGAAAAAATAGAGCCTGCCACTCAAAAAACCTTGGAAGAGGTTAAAGGGGATATTGCCACTCAATTAGAAAGCCAAACAAAACAAACCAAATTTTCCCAATTCATGGACGAGCTGAAGAAAAAGGCTAAGATAGAGAACAAAATAGCCCCAAAAACAGGCGATTCGTCAAAAAAATAGTGGAAAAACCAAAAGCCGAAAATTAATTGCTCAGGTTGGAAAATAATGAATAACACCTTCCCTGCTGTTATATACTATCAGTGAAAGTTAATCCGCGTAGATTATGCAGAAAAAGGAGGGAAGGAAACTCTTATGAAGGCAACGGGAATCGTTCGTCGTATTGACGATTTAGGTCGAGTGGTTATCCCTAAAGAAATAAGAAGGACCTTACGGATTCGTGAAGGAGACCCCCTTGAAATTTTTGTTGACCGGGAAGGCGAGGTAATACTTAAAAAATACTCACCCATCGGGGAGTTGGGAGATTTTGCCAAAGAGTATGCCGATTCATTATATGAGGCTTTGGGGCATATTGCCTGCATCGCCGACCGGGATACAATTATTGCTGTAGCTGGGGCTCCGAAAAAAGAATTTATTAATAAACCGATCGGACCTAACGTAGAAAAAGTTATGGAAGACCGGAAAGCGGTTATCATTAATAATCCGGGTAACGATCCTCATTGTAAGGAATGTGGCATTACCGAAGACGGTGAATGCAAATATTCCTCAGAGGTGATTGCTCCGATTATTTCCGAAGGAGACCCTATCGGCGCAGTAATCCTAGCCTCCAAAGATCCAGACATGAAGATGGGAGAGATGGAACTTAAACTGGCCGAAACCGCTGCAGGCTTTCTGGCTAAACAGATGGAGCAGTAGACAAAAGAGTGGGCCTATCAGGCCCCTTTTTTATGCGCTAACAAGTTTTTCTTTGGGGTCCCGTCCTTCGCCTCAAGGGTATTTCTGTGGGTCCTGTGGTTCGTATCCACGCCTTTCTCTCAGTATTGTTTTGGACCCAAAAAGAAATCCATGCACACGAACAACAGGACCTCGGAGGAATACTTTTAAGGCGGAGAACGGAACCTGAAAGGAATGCCCTTGAGTGTAATAACGGGACCTTAAAGAAATCCTTCTTCGGACCGAACAAGATAAGGAATACCCTTAAGCAGAATCGGAGGGAGATTGAGATGGACAAGCTGATTATCATTGCGGGGTTGGGTCCGGGGGATCCGGGAATGCTCCCGTTGCAGGTCTGGGAACACCTGAAATCGGGTGTTCCGGTTTATTTCCGGACGGCCATTCATCCTACGGTGGAATGGTTGCGGCAAGCAGGAATAAAATACGCCACCATGGATCATTATTATCATCAGGCGGATACTTTTGAAAAGGTTTATGAAAGAATTGCCGAGGAAATTCTGGAGGCCGCCCAGGGAGGTCCGCTGGTTTATGCTGTGCCGGGACATCCCATGGTGGCCGAGGAGTCCGTTCGCTTAATCCTGGAAAGAGCCGGGCAAGGGAATGTAAAGGTAAACGTTCTGCCGGCCATGAGCTTTCTGGATGCCCTTTCGTCTACCCTGCGCTTAGACCTTTGCCGGGGCTTGCATGTGATTGATGCCCTGCGGCTGGATGAACAACACCCGGATCCAAGGATGGGAACCGTTCTCACACAGGTTTATGACCGGATTACGGCAGGTGAAGCCAAGCTCACCCTTTTAGAGCATTATCCTGATGAGCATGAGATCACCGTTGTAAGGGCAGCCGGTGTTCCGGGAGAGGAAAGGGTTGAAAGAATTCCCTTATACCAATTGGATCGCCTGGAGTGGATTGATCATCTTACCAGCATCTATATAGAGCCTTTGAAAGAAATTCCCGCCAGAGATCAGGGGGCTTTGGATGATGAAATTGAGGGAGCGGGTGTGGATGCGGTATACGACTGTTCTTTTCCCCTGGATCCTTTGGTGGAAGTGATGGGCGTTTTACGGTCGGAAAGGGGCTGC is drawn from Desulforamulus ruminis DSM 2154 and contains these coding sequences:
- the mfd gene encoding transcription-repair coupling factor, with protein sequence MKGLLRPLELTTEYQNLLQGLDRGCAQQLVFGLAGSQRSYLFAGLAKTGRSLLIVTPGEAEVGTLVEDLTTLLPGICVQPFPAWQMLPYRVLAHSNEVLSQRLKVLEQLVKGESLVIVASLEALFRRLVPPEIFSRARVELALGQRVDLEKLRLNLVEMGYQRVDLVEGRGQFSSRGGIIDLYSMTAVHPVRIEFFDDEVDSIRHFEVANQRSLDKLTALSIPPCRELVVTPEAWQRGEQNYENESKNQLKKLQRSGSVDAVHQLSSQGAVVLEQIRNRIPFDGMESLQAFFYPEPVTLLDYFARKPLVLVDDPIRLKEVADTLLKERNETYTDLMGKGKVLPGHFNSYLDWHTLRSSLEDCQGIYCSFLPRNPQYVKASNVVNFPAKAMHSFLGHLEVLADEIRHWRRRSYAVVLLVSSEDRAFNLLHLLKDAKIDAFYVKQLDNEVRDGNVVITVGQLASGFELVSARLAVVTDAEIFGQRKKVRKHRIKPDAKMEPLADLKTGDYVVHVNHGIGRYLGLMTLDIGGIQKDYLQLQYAGEDKLYVPTDQVGFLQKYLGAEADHPKLSRLGGTEWSKAKAKVREAVRDMAQELLELYASRQTVKGYRFLPDTPWQAEFESLFPYEETPDQVRAISEVKRDMEKDRPMDRLLCGDVGYGKTEVALRAAFKAVMDNKQVAVLVPTTILAQQHYNTFRERFANYPVRIEMLSRFRTLKEQRLILAGLATREVDIVIGTHRLVQEDILFKDLGLLVVDEEQRFGVGHKERLKRLRKNVDVLTLTATPIPRTLHMSLVGVRDTSLLETPPEERFPVQTYVLEEDPALIREAIRRELNRGGQVYFVHNRVVDLDRVAGWLQDLVPEARIAVAHGQMKEDELEQVMLEFMDNTYDVLVCTTIVETGLDISNVNTLIVKDADHFGLAQLYQLRGRVGRTNRLAYAYFLFRRDKVLTEISERRLSAIREFTEFGSGFKIAMRDLEIRGAGNILGAEQHGHIAEVGFDLYCRLLEEAVQEARGEKTEPVIDTVIELPVEAYIPDAYVPDTNQKVELYRRLAALAEASEVEDLHEELVDRYGDLPESVQCLLKITCLKIIGKKLRIKSIGRGQGFYRIVFDPVAPLDGEKLVSVSEKYKNNVKYHHSADGFEIKLSSKDKGLVDLRKLDQLHKFLDRLK
- a CDS encoding peptidylprolyl isomerase; amino-acid sequence: MYKNFRSGFFVLLSLVILLTGCANNKANVVAVVNGEEITRPQLDKQVNLQIENYKQQGLDLTTNENKEMKSQLEQSVLEDMITRALLLQEAEKEKLVLSKEEVDKKMAEIKKGFTKEEDFKKVLEQYKLTEDDLREQLILEDASQKLYDKVTADVKKPTDEEITQYYNEHKEVFGTPEKLDVKHILFAIDSKDANTPKRTDAEALQAAKLALAEVTQQGRDFAAVAREKSDDLGSRDSGGSYTIDKGAGTTDPAFEQAAAALKPGEITKEPVKSQYGYHIIKLEKIEPATQKTLEEVKGDIATQLESQTKQTKFSQFMDELKKKAKIENKIAPKTGDSSKK
- the spoVT gene encoding stage V sporulation protein T — protein: MKATGIVRRIDDLGRVVIPKEIRRTLRIREGDPLEIFVDREGEVILKKYSPIGELGDFAKEYADSLYEALGHIACIADRDTIIAVAGAPKKEFINKPIGPNVEKVMEDRKAVIINNPGNDPHCKECGITEDGECKYSSEVIAPIISEGDPIGAVILASKDPDMKMGEMELKLAETAAGFLAKQMEQ
- the mazG gene encoding nucleoside triphosphate pyrophosphohydrolase — its product is MDKLIIIAGLGPGDPGMLPLQVWEHLKSGVPVYFRTAIHPTVEWLRQAGIKYATMDHYYHQADTFEKVYERIAEEILEAAQGGPLVYAVPGHPMVAEESVRLILERAGQGNVKVNVLPAMSFLDALSSTLRLDLCRGLHVIDALRLDEQHPDPRMGTVLTQVYDRITAGEAKLTLLEHYPDEHEITVVRAAGVPGEERVERIPLYQLDRLEWIDHLTSIYIEPLKEIPARDQGALDDEIEGAGVDAVYDCSFPLDPLVEVMGVLRSERGCPWDREQTHETLKQYLIEETYEVIDALDEGQMYKICEELGDLLLQIVFHAQIARENKQFDMNEVIQSITEKMLRRHPHVFGTTQVNNSQEVLINWDKIKAQEKGAAVGEKSYLANIPRELPALMRAEKIQVKAARVGFDWPDYHGAVDKIKEELNEVLEALAKEQAPEVAEELGDLLFAVVNLARLLGVESEGALTKTTNKFIKRFHYIEQQAAKAGQELSQLTLEQMDQWWEEAKIFP